A window of the Brassica oleracea var. oleracea cultivar TO1000 chromosome C1, BOL, whole genome shotgun sequence genome harbors these coding sequences:
- the LOC106341993 gene encoding auxin-responsive protein IAA2-like — protein sequence MAYEKVNELNLKDTELRLGLPGIEQDKEEQEVSCVRSNKRQLQSDNEEESTLPTKTQIVGWPPVRSYRKKNNSVSYVKVSMDGAPYLRKIDLKTYKNYPELLKALENLFKFTIGEYSERDGYKGSGVVPTYEDKDGDWMLVGDVPWDMFSSSCKRLRIMKGSDALALDSAL from the exons ATGGCTTACGAGAAAGTCAATGAGCTTAACCTTAAGGACACAGAGCTTCGTCTTGGATTACCCGGAATAGAGCAAGATAAGGAAGAACAAGAGGTTTCTTGCGTTAGAAGCAACAAGCGTCAACTACAAAGCGATAACGAGGAAGAATCTACACTTCCTACGAA AACTCAAATCGTTGGTTGGCCTCCGGTGAGATCTTACCGTAAGAAAAACAACAGTGTGAGCTATGTGAAAGTGAGTATGGATGGAGCTCCATACCTTAGGAAAATAGATCTCAAGACATACAAAAACTATCCAGAGCTTCTCAAGGCATTAGAGAACCTGTTCAAGTTCACGATCGGTGAATACAGCGAAAGAGATGGATACAAAGGATCTGGAGTTGTACCAACGTACGAGGATAAAGATGGAGATTGGATGTTGGTTGGTGATGTTCCATGGGATATGTTCTCTTCCTCTTGTAAGAGACTCAGGATCATGAAAGGATCTGATGCTCTTGCTTTGGACTCGGCCTTATGA